The proteins below come from a single Psychrobacter sp. PL19 genomic window:
- the tatA gene encoding Sec-independent protein translocase subunit TatA — MGSFSITHWLILLVVVVVVFGTAKLKNAGKDLGGAVKGFKEAVKDENTEQAKKHHVLDHDASSRAPNTSSDTSIDSASIDNNNIDSAKIDDIDISPAPADDKHQV, encoded by the coding sequence ATGGGTAGTTTTTCCATTACGCATTGGCTGATTTTATTGGTTGTGGTGGTTGTCGTATTTGGCACTGCCAAACTTAAAAATGCTGGTAAAGATTTAGGTGGTGCAGTAAAAGGTTTTAAAGAGGCGGTCAAGGACGAGAATACAGAGCAGGCGAAGAAACATCATGTTCTTGACCATGATGCCAGCTCGCGCGCGCCAAACACCTCGTCTGACACTAGTATTGATAGCGCTAGTATTGATAATAATAATATTGATAGCGCTAAAATTGATGACATTGATATCAGTCCCGCCCCTGCCGATGATAAGCACCAGGTATAA